The sequence CGAACAGCTCTTCGTAAAACTTGAAGCCCTGTTTGGTTTTTTCAAATATATATTCGGCATCCATGTGCTCAGCGAGACTCGAGCGACAAAAGACTCCCAGCGGAACCTGTAGCCCGCTGAGGGAGGTCAGCTCGTCCCGCCAGATTGAATATGGACCCGCGATAAGTGCAGTGATGTAGCTTGAAATTCTCGGAGTTGGTGCGAATTCCCAGAGGGCCTTTTCTTCACCAAGCAAAATGGGCTGCGGGGTGGGGGAGTTGGAAATCACTTGCCAGTTGGAGCTCGCTGTGATTTTGAATTCGAAGTTGGCTTTGAGGTCGGGCTGTTCAAAAACAACAAACATTCTTCGCGAGTCGGGAACCTCAAACTGGGTGTAGAGATAAACCTCTTGGTCTACTGGGTCAACAAAGCGGTGCAGCCCTTCGCCAGTGTTCGAGTACTTACCCAAGGCGGTTACAACCAAGGTGTTTTTGGATTGCAAGTTGGGTAGTTGAATTCGGTCTTTATCTGAATGGGTCTTTGGATCTAAAACTTTCCCATTGAGCTCGATTGATTGAATCGAGGCCATTTGGGCATCAATAAAGCTCTCGTATCCGATGGTCTTGCTATCGAAGTGCACCGTGGTCTTGCTCTGAAAAGTCTTTTCATCAATCGTGACATCTAATTCAACTAGGTATTTATGGACGTGGATCTTGCTCGCACGTTCGGACGCTTCTTGACGGGTTAAATTTTCACCAGGCATTTTCACTCCATTAAGTGTTTGTGACAACCAGCCTAGAGGCAAATAACCAAGAGAAAGTTCCGAGATAATTGACCATGCCACATCACTTCCTAGTCGCCAGCACCGACCTGCAAACTTCTGCGTTATTGGCGGAAATTGGTGCGGCTCTTTTGGCACTGGGGGTGATCGCATTTATTGCTAGCCGATTGAAGTTTTCGGTGGTTCCACTTTATTTACTGATGGGTCTGGCACTGGGCGAAGGGGGGCTACTTCCACTTTCTCTAAGTGAAGAGTTCATGACCACGGGAGCCCAAATCGGTGCAATCATGTTGCTTTTACTTTTAGGACTCGAATACAGCTCCTACGACCTCTCCAAGGCCTTTAAGGAACGCAAGTCTGCAGGTCTTGTAGATTTTCTGGCCAATGCGATCCCGGGTTTTGTCGTTGCGATACTTTTGGGCTGGGGCGTTGGGGCGGCAATGGCACTTGCAGGGATTACCTATGTATCTTCCTCGGGAATCGGCGCGCAGCTTATTAAAGAAATGGGCTTTCGGAGATCAGAGGTATCAAAGCGAGCTGTTGGCATACTGGTTTTTGAAGATCTCGCTCTGGCCCCTTACCTGCCGCTTCTAACCTCCGTGGTGCTAGGGGTCTCGGCAGTTAGTGGGCTAATTTCGGTTTCAATTGCTTTGGTTATTACCGGGTTGGTCATTTTGCTCAGTTTCAGGGGATCTTCAAAGCTAGTCAAGATCCTCGACCCGAATGTGCCGGGCGGGCTACTTCTAACGGTTTTTGGTGCAGCACTTTTGGCCGCGGGTTTAGCCGATCTGATTGGCTTTTCGGGCGTGGTGGCAGCCTTTTTGTTGGGGCTTTTACTCACCGGGGAGATAGCCGAAACTGCCCGCGCGAAATTGGGTCCAATAAGAGACATCTTCGCGGCAATCTTCTTCTTGTTTTTTGGTATCTCAACCGACCCGGCCGATATTCCTGCGGTTCTGCCACTGGCCCTCTTGCTGTCAATTCTGGGGATTGCTGGAAAATACGTTGTGGGCTGGTGGGTCACTAGGGATATGAGCGATAAGTCGAGCGCGCTGAGAGTTACTGGGTTTTTGATTCCAAGGGGCGAGTTCTCAATGGTTATTGCAGCCCTTGCGGCCCCGATCGTGATCGGCTTTGAGCTTCAGGCTTTGACGCTGACTTATGTTCTGATTACCGCTTTCTGCGCGTCTTTGTTATTGCGATTTACACGTAGCAGCTTGGAACGAAAATAGTTCACAAACTAGTTCTAGGCTTTAGGAAAGTGCACCTTAAAAAAAGTAATCAGTTAGTTTTTTTCAAAGTTAGGAACACATGCGAATCCACATTGCAACTGACCATGCCGGCATGGAGCTCAGCGCCTTTTTGGTGAAGGAGCTCTCATTATTGGGGCATGAAATGGTCGATCATGGCCCTACGGTTTATGACGCCCTCGATGATTACCCAGGTTTTTGCATAGCCTGCGCTCAAGGGGTGGTTGGTGATCAACTCAAGGGTATTGAGGCCCTAGGTATTGTGCTTGGTGGTAGCGGAAACGGCGAGCAGATTGCTGCAAATAAAGTCGCCGGGGTTCGGGCGGCTCTAATTTGGAATCCGGAGACCGCGGCTTTGGCTAGGGATCATAACGATGCCAATGTCTGCGCCTTGGGGGCAAGGCAACACTCTCAGGCCGAGGTGCTTGAGTTGGTGAAGATTTTTATCGCGGCGGGTTTTTCTGATGAAGAGCGTCACGTGCGCCGAATCGATAAAATCTCGCTGTTTGAACAAACCGGTTTGGTTAGTTACTAATAAATGCCCGAGGGTCACAGTGTTCGGCGGATAGCAAATCGATTTAATAAAGACTTCAAGAATTCGCCAATAAAAATCACAAGCCCGCAGGGCAGATTCGTTGATTCAACTCTTATTTCGGGTCAAGAGCTGATTGAGGCTAACGCGCTTGGTAAGCAAATGTTTCTGCATTTTGAATCGGGAACAATCCGAATACACCTCGGGATATTTGGCAAGTGGAGTTTTTCCAAACTTGAAAAAGAGCCGGTAGGCCAAGTAAGAGCCCGTTTCCAGACTGAGGGCTTGATCGCTGACTTGCGTGGCCCAACCATTTGCGAGTTGATTGATCAGGCGGGTGTGCAAGCGGTGTACGACCGATTGGGCCCGGATCCACTTTGGCCCGATGGAGATTTGAAGCAGCTAGCTCGATTTTTAGAGCGAGTCTCCAGGAGCAATTCAGCCATCGGGCAATTGCTGATGGATCAGAGCGTAATTGCTGGCATCGGCAATGTTTATCGGGCGGAGCTTTTGTTCCGAGCTGGACTAAGCCCCTTCACCAAGGGCAAGTCGGTTCCACAAGAGGTTTTGGTTGGCATCTGGAATGACGCAGTGGTTTTGATGGCGCTCGGCGTAAAAACAGGGTTGATGCTCACTCGTGACGGTTACCTCAGTGCGAAGGTACCTAGGTTCGAGCGTTACCAGGTTTATAAGCGTGAGGGGCTTGAATGTCGGCTGTGTTTCGGACCCGTAAGTATTGGGCTAATGCAGGCTAGAAAGCTTTACTGGTGCGCAAGATGCCAAAAATAATTGGAGCGAGTGACGGGAATCGAACCCGCACCATCAGTTTGGAAAACTGAGGCTCTACCATTGAGCTACACTCGCGAATCACCGTTAGGTGTAACACCATTGTATGGGGTAGAGTTTCAGAGTTCTGCTCGGAAGTGCAGATCGGATCCGGGATGTAGCGCAGCTTGGTAGCGCATCTGTTTTGGGAACAGAGGGTCGCAGGTTCAAATCCTGTCATCCCGACCATTTGGTCGATCGAGTCCGTCAATCTCTTGGAGAAGTAGTTGAAAACCACTGTAGAAAAGCTAAACCCAACACGCGTCAAGCTCACCATTGAGGTGGATCAGGCAACCTTCAAGCCCGCCTTGGACGCCGCTTATAAAACGATCTCCTCGCAGGTGAACATTCCTGGATTTCGTAAGGGAAATGTTCCGGCCAAGATCCTGGATCAGCGGGTTGGCAAGGACTCCATATTGGCTCAGGCGATCAACGATGGGATGGACAGCTTCTACCGCGAAGCAATCCAATCTGAGAAGCTTCGCCCGCTGAGCACACCGCAGGCAGAGGTAAAAAGTGCACCGAGTGCCAGCGAACCAGACAAGGTTTTGATCATCGAGCTAGAGGTTGAGGTGCGCCCCGAGTTCAAGCTGCCAGAATATAAAGGGATGAAAATCAAGGTCGACACCGTAAAGGTGGCCAAGATGGACATCGAGACCGAGCTGGATGCGCTGCGCGCTCGC is a genomic window of Candidatus Aquiluna sp. UB-MaderosW2red containing:
- a CDS encoding ribose-5-phosphate isomerase, with translation MRIHIATDHAGMELSAFLVKELSLLGHEMVDHGPTVYDALDDYPGFCIACAQGVVGDQLKGIEALGIVLGGSGNGEQIAANKVAGVRAALIWNPETAALARDHNDANVCALGARQHSQAEVLELVKIFIAAGFSDEERHVRRIDKISLFEQTGLVSY
- a CDS encoding cation:proton antiporter, with the protein product MPHHFLVASTDLQTSALLAEIGAALLALGVIAFIASRLKFSVVPLYLLMGLALGEGGLLPLSLSEEFMTTGAQIGAIMLLLLLGLEYSSYDLSKAFKERKSAGLVDFLANAIPGFVVAILLGWGVGAAMALAGITYVSSSGIGAQLIKEMGFRRSEVSKRAVGILVFEDLALAPYLPLLTSVVLGVSAVSGLISVSIALVITGLVILLSFRGSSKLVKILDPNVPGGLLLTVFGAALLAAGLADLIGFSGVVAAFLLGLLLTGEIAETARAKLGPIRDIFAAIFFLFFGISTDPADIPAVLPLALLLSILGIAGKYVVGWWVTRDMSDKSSALRVTGFLIPRGEFSMVIAALAAPIVIGFELQALTLTYVLITAFCASLLLRFTRSSLERK
- a CDS encoding Fpg/Nei family DNA glycosylase — its product is MPEGHSVRRIANRFNKDFKNSPIKITSPQGRFVDSTLISGQELIEANALGKQMFLHFESGTIRIHLGIFGKWSFSKLEKEPVGQVRARFQTEGLIADLRGPTICELIDQAGVQAVYDRLGPDPLWPDGDLKQLARFLERVSRSNSAIGQLLMDQSVIAGIGNVYRAELLFRAGLSPFTKGKSVPQEVLVGIWNDAVVLMALGVKTGLMLTRDGYLSAKVPRFERYQVYKREGLECRLCFGPVSIGLMQARKLYWCARCQK